A region of Cellulophaga sp. RHA19 DNA encodes the following proteins:
- a CDS encoding metallophosphoesterase, whose translation MNTSISKYCWSLSIFILTGCATVKTKYDNKKQSIDVTTNKEIEHTFYLIGDAGKSPINGMNPVLKSFKKRIDKADKNSSVLFLGDNIYPAGMPDPKDSTAAYLTAKSHLDAQLKTLENFKGNPLFIPGNHDWYTEGLVGLEREQKYIQEALGSKDVFLPEDGCPLETIEVNDNLIIIAIDTEWYLTNWNKRPDINDKCDIKSREKFLIELESLISKNRQKTTVIAMHHPMFSYGSHGGQYSFKKHFYPKPGVGPLPILGTFLNILRKTAGPSSEDLQGKRYRELRNRVVTLAQYSNKVIFVSGHEHSLQYIVEENTPQIVSGAGAKSGETRLINGSKFSTGEKGYTTLEVYKDGSSRVRYFGLDDNNNEKFLFTSEVLPEDKKLFTKKLPDSFPATTTASIYTQEEITKTGFHNFIWGDRYRKYYGTPVTVPTLSLDTIYGGLTPVRAGGGHQSKSLRLADKNGKEYVMRSMRKSAELYLQSMAFKDQYVVGEFENTAVEKLLMDFYTGSHPYAPYIVSTLSDAIDIYHTNPKLYYIPKQKALGDFNVNYGDELYMFEEHAGDNHGNLKSFGYANELKSTDSMLEDLRDDEKYAVDDKLYLRARLFDMVIGDWDRHTDQWRWAENKKNKKIIYKPVPRDRDQVFSNMGDGPLMSLATRIVPSLRLMEGFNEEIRSVRGFNSSPKTYVLDIALLSETNLKDWITEAEYIQDNLTEDVINKSFKDFPVEIQDSSLPKLKKILLSRISHLKEYAKEYHRILNKFAVVTGTDKDDWFEINHLNKKEVQVKAYRNIKGEKDKLFFDKTFNSDVTKEIWIYGLDDDDYFEDNGTARNNIRIRIIGGQNNDIYNLTEGQKITIYDYKSKKNTFKETNNARIKLTDDYNTNVYNPLAIRNSVNQIIPTVGFNPDDGLKIGFTNTFTYNGFRLNPFTEKHTFNASFYFATQGFDFGYTGEFANIFGNWNFEVETRFTSPNFSVNFFGLGNKSINNDDDLGMDYNRVKLEQIKVVPSIVYNGQLGSKFKAGIGLETIEVEETEDRFINTFYVANNEDVRNTFLGVDATYTYENKDNAAFPTMGMSTMIKAGYKQSLVNNSQNYAYIIPSLAFDYKLVPNGRLVLATKWKAHFNIGDDYEFYQGATVGGIDGLRGYRNQRFTGKKAYYQNTDIRFSLRKMKTNIIPISLGVYSGFDYGRIWLPTEDSDEWKTSYGGGLFLNGANVVSARVALFYADEGPRFTFGLGFGF comes from the coding sequence ATGAATACTTCTATTAGTAAATATTGTTGGTCGTTAAGTATTTTTATCCTTACTGGTTGTGCAACAGTAAAAACTAAATATGATAATAAGAAGCAGAGCATAGACGTTACTACTAATAAAGAAATAGAGCACACTTTTTATTTAATTGGGGATGCAGGAAAATCACCTATCAATGGTATGAATCCTGTTTTAAAGTCCTTCAAAAAAAGAATTGATAAAGCAGACAAAAATAGTTCTGTTTTATTTTTAGGCGATAATATTTACCCTGCCGGAATGCCAGACCCTAAAGATTCTACTGCAGCGTATTTAACAGCTAAAAGTCATTTAGATGCACAACTAAAAACTTTAGAAAATTTTAAAGGAAATCCGCTTTTTATTCCTGGTAACCATGATTGGTATACCGAAGGTTTAGTAGGACTAGAACGAGAGCAAAAATACATACAAGAAGCACTAGGTAGTAAAGATGTATTTTTACCAGAAGATGGCTGCCCATTAGAAACCATAGAGGTAAATGACAACCTAATAATTATAGCCATAGATACAGAGTGGTACTTAACCAACTGGAATAAACGCCCAGATATTAATGACAAATGTGATATTAAAAGCAGAGAAAAGTTTTTAATAGAGTTAGAAAGTTTAATTTCTAAAAACAGACAAAAAACTACGGTTATTGCAATGCATCACCCAATGTTTAGTTACGGTTCTCACGGCGGACAATATTCGTTTAAAAAACATTTTTACCCTAAACCTGGAGTTGGTCCGTTACCTATTTTAGGCACTTTTTTAAATATACTTAGAAAAACAGCCGGACCATCTTCTGAAGACTTACAAGGTAAAAGGTACAGAGAATTAAGAAACCGAGTTGTTACACTTGCACAATACTCTAACAAAGTAATTTTTGTGTCTGGTCACGAGCACTCTTTACAATATATTGTAGAAGAAAACACACCACAAATTGTTAGTGGTGCAGGAGCTAAAAGTGGAGAAACAAGACTTATTAATGGCAGTAAGTTTTCTACAGGAGAAAAAGGGTACACTACTTTAGAAGTTTACAAAGATGGTTCTTCTAGGGTGCGCTATTTTGGACTAGATGATAACAATAATGAGAAATTTTTATTCACCTCTGAAGTTTTACCTGAAGACAAAAAATTATTTACCAAAAAACTGCCAGATAGTTTCCCTGCAACAACAACGGCATCTATATACACGCAAGAAGAAATTACAAAAACAGGTTTTCATAATTTTATATGGGGAGACCGTTACCGCAAATACTATGGCACACCTGTAACAGTACCAACCTTAAGTTTAGATACTATTTATGGCGGATTAACTCCTGTTAGAGCAGGTGGTGGTCACCAATCTAAATCGTTACGTTTAGCAGATAAAAACGGCAAAGAATACGTAATGCGTTCTATGCGTAAAAGTGCAGAATTGTACTTACAATCTATGGCTTTTAAAGATCAATATGTGGTTGGTGAGTTTGAAAATACTGCCGTAGAAAAACTACTTATGGATTTCTATACAGGCTCACACCCGTATGCACCATATATTGTTTCTACATTATCTGACGCTATAGACATTTACCACACCAATCCTAAATTATACTACATCCCCAAACAAAAAGCATTAGGAGATTTTAATGTAAATTATGGTGATGAGTTATATATGTTTGAAGAACATGCTGGTGATAACCACGGAAATTTAAAAAGTTTTGGCTATGCTAATGAGCTTAAAAGCACAGACAGTATGCTTGAAGATTTACGGGATGATGAAAAATACGCAGTTGATGATAAACTATACTTAAGAGCACGTCTTTTTGATATGGTAATTGGTGATTGGGACAGACACACAGACCAATGGCGTTGGGCAGAAAACAAGAAAAATAAAAAAATAATTTATAAGCCAGTACCTAGAGACAGGGATCAGGTTTTTTCTAATATGGGAGACGGACCTTTAATGAGTTTAGCAACCAGAATTGTGCCTTCTTTACGCTTAATGGAAGGTTTTAACGAAGAAATAAGAAGCGTACGAGGTTTTAACTCATCTCCTAAAACTTATGTGTTAGATATTGCCTTGTTAAGCGAAACCAACCTTAAAGATTGGATAACAGAAGCAGAATACATACAAGACAACCTAACCGAAGATGTTATTAACAAATCATTTAAGGATTTTCCTGTAGAAATACAAGATAGCTCTTTACCAAAGCTTAAAAAAATATTACTATCTCGTATCTCACATCTAAAAGAATATGCTAAAGAATACCACAGAATTTTAAACAAATTTGCAGTAGTAACAGGTACAGATAAGGATGATTGGTTTGAGATTAATCACTTAAACAAAAAAGAAGTACAAGTAAAAGCATACCGTAATATTAAAGGAGAAAAAGATAAACTTTTTTTTGATAAAACTTTTAATAGTGATGTTACTAAAGAGATATGGATTTACGGCTTAGATGACGATGACTATTTTGAAGATAATGGTACCGCACGTAACAATATAAGAATTAGAATTATTGGCGGACAAAACAATGATATTTATAACCTTACTGAAGGTCAAAAAATAACCATTTACGATTATAAGTCTAAGAAAAATACATTTAAAGAAACTAATAACGCAAGAATTAAACTAACAGATGACTACAACACAAATGTTTACAATCCGTTAGCAATACGCAACAGCGTTAATCAAATTATACCAACAGTTGGTTTTAATCCAGATGATGGTTTAAAAATTGGCTTTACAAACACATTTACCTACAATGGTTTTAGATTAAATCCGTTTACAGAAAAACATACTTTTAACGCTTCTTTTTACTTTGCTACGCAAGGTTTTGATTTTGGATACACTGGTGAGTTTGCAAACATCTTTGGAAACTGGAATTTTGAGGTTGAAACAAGGTTTACCAGTCCAAACTTTAGTGTAAACTTTTTTGGTTTAGGAAACAAAAGCATTAATAATGATGACGATCTAGGAATGGATTACAACCGTGTTAAATTAGAGCAAATTAAAGTTGTGCCTTCTATAGTTTATAACGGACAATTAGGTAGTAAATTTAAAGCAGGTATTGGTTTAGAAACTATTGAGGTAGAAGAAACAGAAGACAGGTTTATTAATACATTTTACGTAGCTAATAATGAAGATGTACGTAATACTTTTTTAGGCGTAGATGCTACATATACTTACGAAAATAAAGACAATGCTGCTTTTCCTACAATGGGAATGTCTACAATGATAAAAGCAGGCTACAAACAATCTTTAGTAAATAACAGTCAAAATTATGCCTATATAATTCCTAGTCTTGCTTTTGATTATAAGTTAGTACCAAACGGAAGATTAGTGTTAGCTACTAAATGGAAAGCTCATTTTAACATAGGAGATGATTATGAGTTTTACCAAGGAGCAACAGTTGGCGGTATAGATGGCTTAAGAGGCTACAGAAACCAACGTTTTACAGGTAAAAAAGCATATTACCAAAATACAGACATACGTTTTAGTCTTAGAAAAATGAAAACAAACATAATACCTATATCACTAGGTGTGTATTCTGGTTTTGATTACGGACGTATTTGGTTACCTACAGAAGACTCTGATGAATGGAAAACATCTTACGGTGGAGGTCTATTTTTAAATGGAGCAAATGTAGTTTCTGCTAGAGTTGCTTTATTTTATGCTGATGAAGGACCAAGATTTACATTTGGACTAGGGTTTGGCTTTTAA
- a CDS encoding enoyl-CoA hydratase/isomerase family protein, giving the protein MKFDTILIEQQESTAIVTINRPKKLNALNKATILELHTAFTDLEADKSVKAIVLTGSGEKAFVAGADISEFADFSEEEGAKLARKGQDELFNLIENLSTPVIAAINGFALGGGLELSMACHFRVASDNAKMGLPEVSLGVIPGYGGTQRLPQLVGKGRAMELIMTAGMISADKALNYGLVNYVVTQEELMPLCSKLIGKITNNSSVAISAAIKAVNAGYVKDGYDVEIEAFGACFGTEDFKEGTTAFLEKRKANFPGA; this is encoded by the coding sequence ATGAAGTTTGATACTATTTTAATTGAACAGCAAGAGAGTACAGCAATTGTAACTATTAACAGGCCTAAAAAATTAAATGCTTTAAATAAAGCTACTATTTTAGAGTTGCACACCGCTTTTACAGATTTAGAAGCAGATAAAAGTGTTAAGGCAATTGTTTTAACGGGTAGTGGAGAGAAAGCTTTTGTTGCTGGCGCAGACATATCTGAGTTTGCAGATTTTTCTGAAGAAGAAGGAGCAAAATTGGCTCGTAAAGGTCAAGATGAGCTTTTTAATTTAATTGAAAATTTAAGCACACCAGTTATTGCAGCCATTAATGGTTTTGCTTTAGGTGGCGGTTTAGAATTGTCTATGGCTTGCCATTTTAGAGTAGCTAGTGATAATGCAAAAATGGGTTTACCAGAAGTTTCTTTAGGTGTAATTCCAGGGTATGGTGGTACACAACGTTTGCCTCAATTAGTAGGCAAAGGAAGAGCTATGGAGCTTATAATGACAGCAGGAATGATTTCTGCAGATAAAGCATTAAACTACGGCTTGGTAAATTATGTTGTTACACAAGAAGAATTAATGCCGCTTTGCAGCAAGCTAATAGGTAAAATAACGAATAACTCTTCTGTTGCAATTTCTGCAGCAATAAAAGCGGTTAACGCTGGCTATGTAAAAGATGGTTATGATGTAGAAATAGAGGCTTTTGGTGCTTGCTTTGGGACCGAAGATTTTAAAGAGGGTACTACTGCATTTTTAGAAAAAAGAAAAGCAAATTTTCCAGGAGCATAG
- a CDS encoding sensor histidine kinase, with protein sequence MMFLVLMASILIAGVTIYQYREQSKEYNRDRLDRKEAQIKESVNLTIRKTSFERITEKLHLIFKDEIFEIAEIQNVNFSIYDLEGSLIIDSHPLLNKTSVTDCLDALVLQKLKTSENQRYVEEVNHIEKISNEEKVFRSSYTFIKDLKFRDIGILKLEYVEDTSFEDKELPEFLLRLGLVYVFMLIIAIILAYFTSKYITRSLQTISDKLSKTDLSIRNPKILIDNPSEEIGRLVDAYNRMIDELEQSAVKLAKSEREQAWREMAKQVAHEIKNPLTPMRLSVQSFERKFNPEDPDIKEKLADYSKTLIQQIDTMSSIASAFSNFAQMPAQQNETLNVVKIVKLAVDIFNESYIHFIAEEEHIVAKLDRTQLVRVVTNLVKNAMQAVPEVDNPRVLVTVASEDDFVKISVADNGVGIADEFKDKVFEPKFTTKTSGMGLGLGMVKNIVETYKGDITLTSQPDKGTVFIVRFPKENK encoded by the coding sequence ATGATGTTTTTGGTGCTTATGGCATCAATACTAATAGCAGGTGTTACTATTTATCAATATAGAGAACAGTCTAAAGAGTATAACAGAGACCGTTTAGACCGTAAAGAAGCGCAGATAAAAGAAAGCGTAAACCTTACCATTAGGAAAACTTCTTTTGAGCGAATTACAGAAAAATTGCATTTAATTTTTAAAGATGAAATTTTTGAAATTGCAGAAATTCAGAATGTAAATTTTAGCATTTATGATTTAGAAGGTAGCTTAATTATTGACTCACACCCATTACTTAATAAAACATCTGTTACAGATTGTTTAGATGCTTTAGTTCTTCAAAAGCTTAAAACTAGCGAAAATCAACGTTATGTAGAAGAAGTTAATCACATTGAAAAAATATCTAATGAAGAAAAGGTTTTTAGGTCTTCGTACACGTTTATAAAAGATTTAAAATTTAGAGATATTGGTATTTTAAAATTAGAGTATGTAGAAGATACTTCTTTTGAGGATAAAGAACTTCCAGAGTTTTTGTTACGATTAGGTTTGGTGTATGTTTTTATGCTAATAATAGCTATTATTTTGGCTTATTTTACCTCAAAATACATTACTAGATCTTTACAGACAATTTCTGACAAATTAAGTAAAACAGATTTAAGCATTAGAAACCCTAAAATATTAATAGATAATCCTAGTGAAGAAATAGGCCGTTTGGTAGATGCCTATAATAGGATGATTGATGAATTAGAACAAAGTGCTGTAAAACTTGCAAAGAGTGAAAGAGAACAGGCTTGGCGAGAAATGGCTAAGCAAGTGGCACACGAGATTAAAAATCCGCTTACACCAATGCGCTTAAGTGTACAAAGTTTTGAGCGTAAGTTTAATCCTGAAGATCCAGATATTAAAGAAAAACTAGCAGATTATTCTAAAACCTTAATTCAGCAAATAGATACTATGAGCAGTATAGCTTCTGCTTTTTCTAATTTTGCACAAATGCCTGCACAGCAAAATGAGACATTAAACGTAGTTAAAATTGTTAAATTAGCTGTAGATATTTTTAATGAAAGTTATATTCACTTTATAGCAGAAGAAGAGCATATTGTAGCAAAATTAGACCGTACACAATTAGTGCGCGTGGTTACTAATTTAGTAAAAAATGCTATGCAAGCTGTGCCAGAGGTAGACAACCCAAGGGTTTTAGTTACGGTGGCTTCAGAAGATGATTTTGTGAAAATATCTGTGGCAGACAACGGTGTTGGTATAGCAGATGAATTTAAAGATAAAGTTTTTGAGCCAAAGTTTACTACCAAAACAAGTGGTATGGGATTAGGTTTAGGAATGGTAAAAAATATTGTAGAAACTTATAAAGGAGATATAACACTTACATCTCAGCCAGATAAAGGAACGGTGTTTATTGTTCGTTTTCCAAAAGAAAATAAATAA